Proteins encoded by one window of Enterococcus faecalis:
- the rsgA gene encoding ribosome small subunit-dependent GTPase A, which yields MVYLKGQIRKALSGFYYVYADGETYQTRARGNFRNRKITPLVGDEVLFESDNLTDGYVLEILPRRNELVRPPVANVDLGVVVMSMVSPNFSFNLLDRFLVSLEYKDIEPVIYLTKVDLLDEPQRQEVTEIKQIYEALGYAVIASEDVEATKELERFFPERLTVFMGQSGAGKSTLLNQISPELQLATAEISQSLGRGKHTTRHVELIPLYDGLVADTPGFSAIDFLEMEAVELPKQFPEFVAAASHCKFRECMHHKEPDCEVKRQVEAGTIATSRYENYLQFLMEIKNRRPVYKKKS from the coding sequence GTGGTTTATCTGAAAGGTCAAATCAGAAAAGCGTTAAGCGGTTTTTATTATGTATACGCAGATGGAGAAACATATCAAACAAGAGCGCGAGGGAATTTTCGTAATCGAAAAATTACGCCACTCGTGGGAGATGAAGTACTTTTTGAAAGCGATAATTTAACAGATGGTTATGTGTTGGAAATTTTACCAAGACGAAATGAATTAGTGCGCCCGCCTGTTGCAAATGTGGATCTAGGTGTGGTTGTCATGAGTATGGTTTCGCCAAATTTTTCGTTTAATTTGTTGGATCGTTTCTTAGTCAGCTTAGAGTATAAGGATATAGAACCAGTTATTTATTTAACGAAAGTTGATCTATTAGATGAGCCGCAACGTCAAGAAGTCACTGAAATTAAACAGATTTATGAAGCGTTAGGTTATGCGGTAATCGCTTCGGAAGACGTAGAAGCCACCAAAGAATTAGAACGCTTTTTCCCAGAACGGTTGACTGTTTTTATGGGACAATCAGGCGCTGGAAAATCAACATTGTTGAATCAAATTTCACCAGAATTACAACTAGCAACTGCGGAAATTTCCCAATCTTTAGGACGGGGCAAACATACGACCCGTCACGTGGAATTGATTCCGTTATACGACGGTTTGGTTGCTGATACACCAGGATTTAGTGCCATCGATTTCTTGGAGATGGAAGCAGTGGAATTACCAAAGCAATTTCCTGAATTTGTTGCCGCGGCCTCTCACTGTAAGTTTCGTGAATGTATGCACCACAAAGAACCTGATTGTGAAGTGAAACGTCAAGTGGAAGCGGGAACCATTGCGACGAGTCGTTACGAAAATTATTTACAGTTTTTAATGGAAATCAAGAATCGACGACCTGTTTATAAGAAAAAATCATAG